The following proteins come from a genomic window of Malus sylvestris chromosome 4, drMalSylv7.2, whole genome shotgun sequence:
- the LOC126620207 gene encoding organelle RRM domain-containing protein 2, mitochondrial-like — translation MAFISAFRRVFGGSSSALHSQFAAIRHNTTLTSPRLFISGLSRLTTDEKLIEAFSPFGQIVDAKVVIDRVSQRSKGFGFISYASVEEAEKAREGMNAKFLDGWVIFVDPAKPREPRFPPPPQAQQDPSETGFRSNKTIGWCG, via the exons ATGGCGTTCATCTCCGCCTTCCGCCGCGTCTTCGGCGGATCTTCCTCCGCTCTCCATTCCCAATTCGCAGCCATTCGTCACAATACAACTCTCACATCCCCCAGGCTGTTCATCAGCG GTCTCTCGAGATTAACAACAGACGAAAAGCTTATAGAGGCATTTTCCCCATTTGGGCAGATTGTAGATG CGAAAGTGGTTATCGATAGGGTGTCTCAAAGATCAAAGGGTTTTGGTTTCATTTCATACGCATCAGTTGAAGAAGCCGAAAAAGCTAGAGAAGGGATGAATGCCAAGTTCTTGGATGGGTGGGTTATTTTTGTCGACCCTGCCAAACCTAGGGAGCCTAGATTTCCTCCTCCTCCGCAAGCACAGCAGGACCCTTCTGAAACCGGCTTCAGATCAAACAAGACCATCGGATGGTGTGGATGA